The following proteins are encoded in a genomic region of Planctomycetota bacterium:
- a CDS encoding deoxyhypusine synthase family protein, translating to MEREKLHDGRSDGLEPLEPLDVRSTRTFVEMLEAMSKTAFGGRNLGEAFHVLKAMSEDPDCTIVLTISGAMTVAKMGKVVCEMINAGLAHIVISTGALMAHGLTEAIGLTHYKHNPAMTDKELYEKGYNRVYDTLEMEENLCQAERVMSAVLGKFDWSRPTCSSEVTREVGRHLFEHGQMPSILGCAYAKGVPVYVPAFTDSELGLDLATHILGKAVGGPLLARDDPDAFFGRVPNFNPYLDLHDYAKRALRAKRLGIFTVGGGVPRNWAQQVAPFVEIINMRVGTTLAVPRFQYGVRVCPEPVHWGGLSGCTYSEGVSWGKFVSPDEGGRYAEVYCDATIAWPLLVRAVCEARGLL from the coding sequence ATGGAGCGCGAGAAGCTGCACGATGGGCGGTCGGATGGGTTGGAACCGCTGGAGCCGCTGGACGTTCGTTCGACCCGCACGTTTGTTGAGATGCTGGAGGCGATGTCGAAGACGGCTTTCGGCGGCCGTAACCTGGGCGAAGCCTTCCACGTGCTGAAGGCGATGAGCGAAGACCCCGACTGTACCATCGTGCTCACCATCTCGGGGGCGATGACGGTGGCGAAGATGGGCAAGGTCGTCTGCGAGATGATCAACGCGGGCCTCGCCCACATCGTCATCTCCACCGGCGCCCTCATGGCCCATGGCCTCACCGAGGCTATTGGCCTCACCCACTACAAACACAACCCCGCGATGACCGACAAGGAACTGTACGAGAAGGGCTACAACCGCGTGTACGACACTTTGGAGATGGAGGAGAACCTCTGCCAGGCCGAGCGGGTGATGAGCGCGGTGCTGGGGAAGTTCGACTGGAGCCGCCCGACCTGTTCGAGCGAGGTGACGCGCGAGGTGGGCCGTCACCTGTTCGAGCACGGCCAGATGCCGAGCATCCTGGGCTGCGCGTATGCGAAGGGGGTGCCCGTCTACGTGCCGGCGTTCACCGATTCCGAGCTGGGCCTCGACCTGGCCACCCACATCCTGGGCAAGGCTGTAGGCGGGCCGCTTCTGGCTCGCGACGATCCCGACGCGTTCTTCGGCCGCGTGCCGAACTTCAATCCCTATCTGGACCTCCACGACTACGCGAAGCGTGCCCTGCGGGCGAAACGGCTGGGCATATTCACCGTGGGCGGCGGCGTGCCGCGCAACTGGGCGCAGCAGGTGGCGCCCTTCGTCGAGATCATCAACATGCGCGTCGGCACGACTCTGGCCGTGCCGCGGTTCCAGTATGGCGTGCGTGTGTGCCCCGAGCCGGTGCACTGGGGCGGGCTGAGCGGCTGCACGTACTCGGAGGGCGTTTCGTGGGGCAAGTTTGTGAGCCCCGACGAGGGGGGCCGCTACGCCGAGGTCTACTGCGACGCCACGATTGCCTGGCCGCTGCTCGTCCGCGCCGTGTGCGAGGCGCGGGGGCTCCTGTGA
- a CDS encoding kelch repeat-containing protein, with protein MRRVLCILATLTIAAAAETPNAWMKLPAAASDCRPGSVLLAAPDLKQMLLVVAGEKDAPQVRAFDPAAGTWSDLAPAPKQKGGFFPYYQAAYDPGTKSIYCLSGGPVLHAFRVEEKTWTAHPPAPELEGLSWHALACDPAGKRLVVVGSDKKADNLGWLRTVVYDIPAGRWTKMDVMDEQVEREHRELVAAKEAVIDLRGRIRLAWFRDPKGVGTEAELKALAERCDALKKMPQMAAFAAEVDGVAAHLGQQKTLDALTAARALQSKLEAAAEAQYPIPCSRRNSPLVYDPTSRLLVLFGGDHEDYLMNDTWLLDLEKKAWRRAKPDKAPSPRAGHALVALPKCGKIALYEGYIQSSSTDYGAAPYAPLAPRQLWLFDPKAERWDLAASWPLPAKDDAATPAPLGIFDGYSSDRFCPPALAADANDRLILAAHAITLWFWRWKRPAETWALAVDPTRLDAEGREKLGTQPDQRLYRTGPFVASFCEVPDEPKPPALDQLPDNQWVRLPDPPRNPCHGCRQRDWGTCVWDSDRDQILMWGGGHCVRSSSVVAHWSPASGRIVEGYDADEPYGGNGGGGFDSSLLNRPWVSAHNYNHYAYDPKCKLLVSGRGYLYDPERMDWLRIEPYALPFAFSWGSTVVETSPHGAVAWARKRNSDDAGLWLFDREKGWTDLAPKGKLFAPYCDAHGMVYDSKRDRMILSGVGGGYAKLSSGDLLAFDFKTKELTSITPGNSEFSKTNNARELAYIEHADWVLIGELYPRGEKVKGTRYTRVYDCARNRMFLLDAGPVPDGYAVGWMYDAARKLAYAFTYRGEAWAMKVNPATARLLERAEP; from the coding sequence ATGAGACGTGTCCTGTGCATTCTGGCCACTCTGACCATCGCCGCGGCAGCCGAGACGCCTAACGCGTGGATGAAGCTGCCCGCCGCCGCCTCGGACTGTCGTCCCGGCTCGGTGCTGCTGGCCGCGCCCGACCTCAAGCAAATGCTCCTAGTGGTGGCCGGCGAGAAAGACGCGCCCCAGGTGCGGGCCTTCGACCCCGCCGCAGGCACGTGGAGCGACCTCGCCCCCGCACCGAAGCAGAAGGGCGGCTTCTTTCCCTACTACCAGGCCGCCTACGACCCGGGCACGAAGTCCATCTACTGCCTTTCGGGCGGCCCGGTTCTCCACGCGTTCCGCGTGGAAGAGAAGACTTGGACAGCGCACCCGCCCGCGCCGGAGCTTGAGGGCCTGAGCTGGCACGCCCTGGCCTGCGACCCCGCGGGCAAGCGGCTTGTCGTGGTAGGCTCCGACAAGAAGGCCGACAACCTCGGCTGGCTCCGCACCGTGGTCTACGACATCCCGGCGGGGAGATGGACGAAGATGGACGTGATGGACGAGCAGGTGGAGCGGGAGCACCGCGAGCTGGTCGCGGCGAAGGAGGCCGTGATTGACCTCCGCGGCCGCATTCGACTCGCGTGGTTCCGCGACCCGAAGGGCGTGGGCACCGAGGCCGAGCTGAAGGCCCTCGCCGAGCGCTGCGACGCGCTGAAGAAGATGCCACAGATGGCCGCCTTCGCCGCCGAGGTGGACGGCGTCGCCGCTCACCTCGGCCAGCAGAAGACGCTCGACGCCCTCACGGCTGCCCGCGCGCTTCAGAGCAAGCTCGAAGCGGCCGCTGAAGCCCAGTACCCTATCCCCTGCTCCCGCCGCAACTCGCCTCTCGTCTACGACCCGACGAGCCGCCTCCTCGTGCTTTTCGGCGGCGACCACGAGGACTACCTGATGAACGACACGTGGCTCCTCGACCTCGAGAAGAAGGCGTGGCGGCGGGCGAAGCCCGACAAGGCGCCCAGCCCCCGAGCCGGCCATGCCCTCGTCGCGCTGCCCAAGTGCGGCAAGATCGCGCTCTACGAAGGCTACATCCAGTCGTCGAGCACCGACTACGGCGCCGCTCCCTATGCCCCACTCGCGCCGCGTCAGCTCTGGCTCTTCGACCCCAAGGCCGAGCGGTGGGATCTCGCCGCCTCCTGGCCTCTCCCCGCGAAGGACGACGCGGCCACCCCCGCCCCCCTCGGCATCTTCGACGGCTACTCCAGCGACCGCTTCTGCCCGCCCGCCCTGGCGGCTGATGCCAACGACCGCCTAATCCTCGCCGCCCACGCCATCACCCTGTGGTTCTGGCGCTGGAAGCGCCCCGCCGAGACCTGGGCCCTCGCCGTTGATCCCACCCGCCTCGACGCCGAGGGCCGCGAGAAGCTGGGCACGCAGCCCGACCAGCGGCTCTATCGCACCGGCCCCTTCGTCGCATCGTTCTGCGAGGTGCCGGATGAGCCGAAGCCCCCCGCCCTCGACCAGCTCCCCGACAACCAGTGGGTCCGCCTGCCCGACCCGCCCCGCAACCCCTGCCACGGCTGCCGCCAGCGCGACTGGGGCACTTGCGTGTGGGACTCCGATCGCGACCAGATTCTGATGTGGGGCGGGGGCCACTGCGTGCGGTCGTCCAGCGTGGTCGCCCACTGGTCGCCCGCCTCGGGCCGCATCGTGGAGGGCTACGACGCCGATGAGCCCTACGGCGGCAACGGCGGCGGGGGCTTCGACTCCTCGCTCCTCAACCGCCCCTGGGTCTCCGCCCACAACTACAACCACTACGCCTACGACCCCAAGTGCAAGCTCCTCGTCTCGGGCCGCGGCTACCTCTACGACCCCGAGCGGATGGACTGGCTGCGCATCGAGCCCTATGCGCTGCCCTTCGCCTTTTCCTGGGGCAGCACCGTGGTCGAGACCTCGCCCCACGGCGCCGTCGCCTGGGCGAGGAAACGCAACAGCGACGACGCCGGTCTCTGGCTCTTCGACCGCGAAAAGGGCTGGACCGATCTCGCGCCGAAGGGCAAGCTGTTCGCGCCTTATTGCGACGCCCACGGCATGGTCTACGACTCCAAGCGAGACCGCATGATCCTCAGCGGGGTCGGTGGCGGCTATGCCAAGCTCAGCAGCGGCGATCTCCTGGCGTTCGACTTCAAGACGAAGGAACTGACCTCGATCACGCCCGGGAACAGCGAGTTCTCCAAGACGAACAACGCCCGCGAGCTGGCCTATATCGAGCACGCCGACTGGGTGCTCATCGGCGAACTCTATCCTCGCGGCGAGAAGGTCAAGGGCACCCGCTACACCCGCGTCTACGATTGCGCGAGAAACCGCATGTTCCTGCTCGACGCAGGCCCCGTGCCCGACGGTTACGCGGTTGGCTGGATGTATGATGCGGCGCGCAAGCTGGCTTATGCCTTCACCTACCGCGGCGAGGCTTGGGCCATGAAGGTCAATCCCGCCACGGCCCGGCTGCTCGAGAGGGCCGAGCCATGA
- a CDS encoding protein kinase has protein sequence MAKRILTCPNCMGKLAAPEGAERFRCPTCKSVLGSPPGGGNIAVAVDATTTTEATREEPQAPSPAAPEPSAPPESPAPVRPMQIPPRASAETPAASATGPAVRPMQISSQEPVAGEPALGETLAGYTLVRRIGQGSMGTVFEAIQEGLKRRVALKVLPETVAKNAIFFAGFKREAQAVAKLNHPNIVQIFDIDEDKNHHFFSMEYVDGESLADLLARKKRLPVSEAVPIIAQTAAALDFAYEHLLVHRNLKPSNILLTEQGDVKVADLGLAKSFEGTSVGIVRGAHGGPLYMAPEFSKNPRLADCRSDIYALGAVLFHLLTGRPPFPGPSVPEMIIQHADMPFPSAHALVPEIPKGLDGLLAKMCAKDPADRFQTYAELLERLQALLSGTDIRVPSVATDAPTGVVRRRRNWLPLAVGGAVAAMAVLGLFVFLLPKLFGSRPQASASAPAEPAKTQPAPKTLPAKAPASKPTPAVVPKPTPPEPEPPRPTVEEPKQKEPAAEPKAEEPKAKEEPVEPKEEPKKEEPRKEDGPPAGGLAEVTRAAQALAAQNQFGKALAALDGLTKDNADEALQKAVDAAKAPILEQAAKAFQAVAKTVRELAAAGKLDEARAALQTVADTFGTDNEVGQARVAIEAIDAHKEALAALTQGAEAARKAAEAADRRAAQQGDLAKGLEAAQALLEDWRLDAALESLGKLKAEDPALAAQIEQRKAAIEALAALRDLIADHIRKAEPRLTKGALKISGLNGELTGADKEGITSVVTGGGAREGEKIPWSKLGEVTVERLAKLVAKAGDPAHQLALGLWFRLLGNEQKAAVAFGRADELGTKTDALTDPAQGVGKAAKEALAARTFAGTLKLFLDGKLKEAEAALADYKEKFADTAFYAENEKVCDVASAFKPFVPPGVPEPTPEPAPKQPEPKQPEPKQPAPKQPDKPGDEQKAKECYDKAMAAFNARLFEECKKQLAALRDASPNSPLLTNRQLNPSVETMQKAVDARGPVLKVSATAKGAHASVEKAVAALEAPRSTIEIDGGVYSHGSIAIPNRIGEGLILRGLGERPPRLDGGVKRDTILVFDKDDKDVWIENLEFSNTKAAVDIGINCSATLQNCVAVTNVVSALSKHAVARVTLVGCIFRLEKLVDTPTHHSLLLLGDKAEVSGGEHTASILVGNELTLSRVTLTDCLIIGSCVFEGDVKLNHATVVGPISVYEDARNITITDSILGAFTVTEPKNKQKAKDQKKEIVAALTNVCLYAQPRALPKDLVKAEEVIGHRGAPFEDPSGPDYRLPKNSPLREKGTDKSELGSRFPEEMLGLLRSVVKRSPALLRPPARHR, from the coding sequence GTGGCCAAACGCATCCTCACCTGTCCCAACTGCATGGGCAAGCTCGCCGCGCCCGAGGGCGCCGAGCGCTTCCGCTGTCCCACCTGCAAGAGCGTGCTCGGCTCGCCGCCTGGCGGCGGGAACATTGCCGTGGCCGTAGATGCCACGACGACGACCGAAGCGACGCGCGAGGAGCCCCAGGCGCCCTCCCCGGCGGCCCCCGAGCCTTCCGCCCCGCCTGAGAGCCCGGCGCCCGTGCGTCCGATGCAGATCCCTCCCAGAGCATCGGCCGAAACCCCCGCGGCGTCGGCGACCGGGCCCGCGGTCCGCCCGATGCAGATTTCGTCCCAGGAGCCGGTCGCCGGCGAGCCGGCCCTCGGCGAGACGCTCGCCGGCTACACCCTCGTGCGCCGGATCGGACAGGGCAGCATGGGCACGGTCTTCGAGGCGATCCAGGAGGGCCTCAAGCGCCGCGTGGCCCTCAAAGTGCTGCCTGAGACCGTGGCCAAGAACGCCATCTTCTTCGCCGGGTTCAAGCGCGAGGCACAAGCGGTCGCCAAGCTCAACCACCCGAACATCGTGCAGATTTTCGATATTGATGAAGACAAGAACCACCACTTCTTCTCGATGGAGTACGTGGACGGCGAGAGCCTGGCCGACCTCCTGGCCCGCAAGAAGCGCCTGCCGGTGTCCGAGGCCGTGCCCATCATCGCGCAGACGGCGGCCGCGCTCGACTTCGCCTATGAGCACCTGCTCGTCCACCGCAACCTCAAGCCCTCGAACATCCTGCTGACCGAGCAGGGCGACGTGAAGGTGGCCGATCTGGGCCTCGCGAAGAGCTTCGAGGGCACCAGCGTGGGCATCGTGCGCGGCGCCCACGGCGGCCCGCTCTACATGGCTCCCGAATTCTCGAAGAACCCCCGGCTGGCCGACTGCCGGTCCGACATCTATGCCCTGGGCGCCGTTCTCTTCCACCTCCTCACCGGACGGCCGCCGTTCCCAGGCCCCAGCGTGCCGGAGATGATCATCCAGCACGCCGACATGCCCTTCCCGTCGGCCCACGCGCTCGTGCCCGAGATCCCCAAGGGCCTCGATGGCCTGCTCGCGAAGATGTGCGCCAAGGACCCCGCCGACCGCTTCCAGACCTATGCCGAGCTGCTCGAGAGGCTGCAAGCGCTCCTCAGCGGCACCGACATTCGCGTGCCGAGCGTGGCCACCGACGCGCCGACCGGCGTGGTGCGGCGCCGCAGAAACTGGCTGCCGCTGGCCGTCGGCGGCGCCGTCGCGGCCATGGCCGTTCTCGGCCTCTTCGTATTCCTGCTCCCGAAGCTCTTTGGGTCCAGGCCGCAGGCATCCGCCAGCGCCCCGGCCGAACCCGCGAAGACGCAACCGGCCCCCAAGACTCTGCCGGCCAAAGCCCCGGCCTCCAAGCCCACGCCGGCCGTCGTCCCCAAGCCCACGCCGCCTGAGCCTGAGCCGCCCAGGCCGACGGTGGAAGAACCTAAGCAGAAGGAACCTGCTGCCGAGCCCAAGGCCGAGGAACCCAAGGCGAAAGAGGAACCTGTCGAGCCGAAAGAGGAGCCGAAGAAGGAAGAGCCCCGAAAGGAGGATGGCCCTCCCGCTGGCGGCCTGGCAGAAGTCACCCGCGCCGCCCAGGCGCTCGCCGCCCAGAACCAGTTCGGCAAGGCCCTGGCCGCCCTCGACGGACTGACCAAGGATAACGCCGACGAGGCGCTCCAGAAGGCCGTGGATGCCGCAAAGGCCCCGATCCTCGAACAAGCCGCGAAAGCCTTCCAGGCCGTGGCCAAGACCGTGCGCGAGCTGGCCGCCGCCGGCAAGCTCGACGAAGCCAGAGCCGCCCTCCAGACCGTCGCCGACACCTTCGGCACCGACAATGAGGTCGGACAGGCCAGGGTGGCGATCGAGGCGATTGACGCACACAAGGAGGCCCTGGCAGCCCTCACCCAGGGCGCCGAAGCAGCCCGCAAGGCCGCGGAAGCCGCCGACCGCCGCGCGGCGCAGCAAGGCGACCTCGCCAAGGGCCTCGAGGCCGCGCAAGCCCTGCTCGAGGACTGGCGGCTCGACGCCGCACTCGAGAGCCTCGGCAAACTCAAGGCCGAAGACCCGGCCCTCGCCGCACAGATCGAGCAGCGCAAGGCCGCCATCGAGGCCCTCGCCGCCTTACGCGACCTCATCGCCGACCACATCCGCAAGGCTGAGCCGCGCCTCACCAAGGGCGCGCTCAAGATCTCCGGCCTCAACGGCGAACTCACCGGCGCCGATAAGGAAGGCATCACCTCCGTGGTCACCGGCGGGGGCGCGCGCGAAGGCGAGAAGATTCCTTGGTCCAAGCTCGGCGAAGTCACTGTGGAGCGCCTCGCCAAGCTCGTCGCGAAGGCGGGCGACCCCGCTCACCAGTTGGCCCTGGGCCTGTGGTTCCGCCTCCTCGGCAACGAGCAGAAGGCGGCTGTGGCCTTCGGCCGCGCCGACGAGCTCGGCACCAAGACCGACGCCCTCACCGACCCTGCCCAGGGCGTGGGCAAGGCCGCCAAGGAAGCCCTGGCCGCCCGCACCTTCGCCGGCACCCTCAAGCTCTTCCTCGATGGCAAGCTCAAGGAGGCTGAAGCCGCCCTCGCCGACTACAAGGAGAAGTTCGCCGACACCGCCTTCTACGCGGAGAACGAAAAGGTCTGCGACGTCGCCTCAGCCTTCAAGCCGTTCGTCCCTCCCGGCGTCCCCGAGCCCACACCGGAGCCCGCCCCCAAGCAACCCGAGCCGAAACAGCCCGAACCCAAGCAGCCGGCCCCCAAGCAGCCCGACAAGCCGGGCGACGAGCAGAAGGCCAAGGAGTGCTACGACAAGGCCATGGCCGCCTTCAACGCCCGCTTGTTCGAGGAGTGCAAGAAGCAACTCGCCGCCCTCCGCGACGCCTCGCCCAACAGCCCCCTTCTCACCAACCGGCAGTTGAACCCCTCGGTGGAGACGATGCAGAAAGCGGTGGACGCCCGCGGGCCGGTCCTCAAGGTCTCCGCCACGGCTAAGGGCGCGCATGCCTCCGTCGAGAAAGCCGTGGCGGCGCTCGAAGCGCCCCGCTCCACCATCGAGATTGATGGCGGCGTCTACTCCCACGGCAGCATTGCCATCCCCAACCGCATCGGCGAGGGCCTCATCCTCCGCGGCCTTGGCGAACGGCCCCCACGCCTCGACGGTGGCGTCAAGCGCGACACCATCCTCGTCTTCGACAAGGACGACAAGGACGTCTGGATCGAGAATCTGGAGTTCTCCAACACAAAGGCCGCGGTGGACATCGGCATCAACTGCTCCGCGACCCTCCAGAACTGTGTGGCCGTCACCAACGTGGTCTCCGCCCTCTCGAAGCACGCCGTCGCCAGAGTCACCCTCGTCGGCTGCATCTTCCGGCTCGAGAAGCTCGTTGACACCCCCACTCACCACAGCCTGCTGTTGCTCGGCGACAAGGCGGAAGTCTCCGGCGGCGAGCACACCGCGTCAATCCTCGTCGGCAACGAGCTCACCCTCAGCAGGGTCACCCTCACCGACTGCCTCATCATCGGCTCCTGCGTCTTCGAGGGCGACGTCAAGCTCAACCACGCCACCGTTGTCGGCCCCATCAGTGTCTACGAGGACGCGCGCAACATCACCATCACCGACAGTATCCTCGGCGCCTTCACCGTTACTGAACCCAAGAACAAGCAGAAGGCGAAGGATCAGAAGAAGGAGATCGTTGCCGCACTCACCAACGTGTGCCTCTATGCCCAGCCCCGCGCTCTCCCCAAGGACCTCGTCAAGGCCGAGGAGGTCATCGGCCACCGCGGTGCGCCATTCGAGGACCCCAGCGGCCCCGACTACCGCCTCCCCAAGAACAGCCCCCTGCGCGAGAAGGGCACCGACAAGTCCGAGCTGGGCTCCCGATTCCCCGAGGAGATGCTTGGGCTGCTGCGTTCGGTCGTCAAGCGCTCCCCTGCCCTCCTCCGGCCGCCCGCCCGCCATCGTTGA